Proteins co-encoded in one Halococcoides cellulosivorans genomic window:
- a CDS encoding PINc/VapC family ATPase, with product MEIVPDTSVIVDGQVTTAIADDKFVGADVLVHEAVLGELEAQANDGRRTGADGLDELQSLRRLADAGDIDLEFAGERASPAERANAAAGAIDAAIRDLAGERDATLVTSDDVQRDVAAARGIDVTLLDPDPRGHDELAIEQFFDDQTMSVHLRVGAQPRAKRGSVGEMAYEPIADAESTEAELQRYAREIETAAAARADGFVEIDEPGMTIVQLGTDRIAIARPPFADGMEITAVRPIVETSLDDYAHADDLRERLQDGQRGVLIAGAPGAGKSTFAQAVATMLADAGHAVKTMEKPRDLQVDERISQYTALAGSMETTADALLMVRPDYTIYDEVRTTDDVEVFADMRLAGVGMIGVVHATRGVDALQRLIGRVELGLIPQVVDTVIYIEAGEVAQVYDVSTEVKVPKGLMEADLARPVVMVEDFETGEPAFEIYSFNRQVVTVPLDGAADESGVEGIAREQLTSEIRSIANGRVDVELQGPNSAVVYVEDRDISQVIGKNGDRIGAVEDRLGLEIDVRTFEDREDDAPTAPDAGSSGSADGPTAGRIVTPDVTSRHVIVPADDFAGETVEVRAGDEYLFTATVSRSGEVQVSRGSAIAEELERAIDRGRQVTIVPS from the coding sequence ATGGAGATCGTTCCGGACACGAGCGTGATCGTCGACGGGCAGGTTACGACGGCGATCGCTGACGACAAATTTGTGGGTGCCGACGTTCTCGTTCACGAGGCCGTCCTGGGCGAACTCGAAGCGCAAGCCAACGACGGGCGGCGCACGGGTGCCGACGGCCTCGACGAACTGCAGTCGTTGCGACGACTCGCTGATGCCGGCGACATCGACCTCGAATTCGCGGGCGAGCGAGCGAGTCCCGCCGAGCGCGCGAACGCCGCGGCGGGCGCGATCGACGCAGCGATTCGAGACCTGGCTGGCGAGCGCGACGCCACGCTCGTCACGAGCGACGACGTCCAGCGTGACGTCGCCGCCGCGCGCGGCATCGACGTCACATTGCTCGATCCCGATCCGCGGGGCCACGACGAGTTGGCGATCGAGCAGTTCTTCGACGACCAGACGATGAGCGTCCACCTCCGGGTGGGGGCCCAGCCACGCGCCAAGCGCGGATCGGTCGGTGAGATGGCCTACGAGCCGATCGCTGACGCGGAGAGTACCGAGGCGGAACTCCAGCGATACGCCCGCGAGATCGAGACGGCCGCCGCGGCTCGGGCCGACGGGTTCGTCGAGATCGACGAACCGGGCATGACGATCGTCCAGTTGGGCACCGACCGGATCGCGATCGCCCGCCCGCCGTTCGCCGACGGCATGGAGATCACGGCCGTCCGCCCGATCGTCGAGACGAGTCTCGACGACTACGCTCACGCCGACGACTTGCGCGAACGCCTCCAGGACGGCCAGCGCGGCGTCCTCATCGCGGGCGCGCCCGGCGCTGGCAAGTCGACGTTCGCCCAGGCCGTCGCGACGATGCTCGCGGACGCGGGTCACGCCGTCAAGACCATGGAGAAACCCCGCGACCTCCAGGTCGACGAGCGCATCAGCCAGTACACCGCGCTCGCGGGATCGATGGAGACCACCGCCGACGCCCTGTTGATGGTCCGGCCCGACTACACCATCTACGACGAAGTGCGCACCACCGACGACGTGGAGGTATTCGCGGACATGCGCCTGGCGGGCGTCGGCATGATCGGCGTCGTCCACGCGACCCGTGGGGTCGACGCGCTCCAGCGGTTGATCGGTCGGGTCGAACTCGGACTGATCCCGCAGGTCGTCGACACCGTGATCTACATCGAGGCGGGCGAAGTCGCCCAGGTGTACGACGTCTCCACCGAGGTCAAGGTTCCGAAGGGCCTGATGGAAGCCGATCTCGCCCGTCCGGTCGTGATGGTCGAGGACTTCGAGACCGGCGAGCCAGCCTTCGAGATCTACTCGTTCAATCGCCAGGTCGTGACGGTGCCACTCGACGGCGCGGCCGACGAGTCGGGCGTCGAAGGCATCGCGCGCGAGCAACTCACCAGCGAGATCCGCTCGATCGCGAACGGACGCGTCGACGTGGAGTTACAGGGCCCCAACAGCGCGGTCGTCTACGTCGAGGATCGTGACATCTCACAGGTCATCGGCAAGAACGGCGATCGGATCGGCGCGGTCGAGGACCGCCTGGGCCTGGAGATCGATGTCCGGACGTTCGAGGACCGCGAGGACGACGCGCCGACGGCACCGGACGCGGGGTCGAGCGGGAGCGCCGACGGGCCGACTGCCGGGCGGATCGTCACGCCCGACGTTACCTCCCGACACGTGATCGTCCCCGCCGACGACTTCGCGGGCGAGACCGTCGAGGTCCGGGCTGGCGACGAATACCTCTTTACGGCGACGGTCTCCAGGAGTGGCGAAGTCCAGGTCTCGCGCGGGAGCGCGATCGCTGAAGAACTCGAACGTGCGATCGACCGCGGCCGGCAGGTCACGATCGTGCCGAGTTGA
- a CDS encoding DUF4013 domain-containing protein: MVDLEAAVRYPTRKDDWLSTVAAGGGLLFGSQALTLIGSIMSMFLLVFAVVVQPLVTLVGLLVALPVFGYYVDVLRSTLDGADAPPTFADLSARLKDGLAVIAITIAYLIPLVVIAAASLVLGMVVSSVANDQGLLLLVVALLGVPIGGLYAVLSWYLLPISVALYVRDGLSGTMAVGRYRSIATDRRYAVRWLVAFAAWVIGGLMAQWLLVFVVGFFVLFYTQVVAVRQVGLGVRAAIDDDDTETTGEPESDEPTEESPGTPEDPDESPDDAGDSSPA, from the coding sequence ATGGTCGACCTCGAAGCGGCGGTGCGATATCCGACACGCAAAGACGATTGGCTCTCGACGGTCGCTGCCGGCGGGGGACTCCTGTTCGGCAGTCAGGCGCTCACGCTGATCGGGAGCATCATGTCGATGTTCCTCCTCGTGTTCGCGGTGGTCGTCCAGCCACTGGTCACGCTCGTGGGCCTCCTCGTCGCGCTCCCGGTGTTCGGGTACTACGTCGACGTGCTCCGGTCGACACTCGACGGAGCGGACGCACCGCCGACGTTCGCGGACCTCAGCGCCCGACTCAAAGACGGCCTCGCAGTGATCGCGATCACGATCGCGTACCTGATCCCGCTGGTCGTGATCGCCGCCGCGTCGCTCGTCCTCGGGATGGTCGTCTCGTCGGTGGCAAACGACCAGGGCCTGCTTTTGCTCGTCGTCGCACTGCTCGGCGTCCCGATCGGTGGCCTCTACGCCGTCCTGTCCTGGTATCTGCTCCCCATCTCGGTCGCACTGTACGTTCGAGACGGCCTGTCGGGAACGATGGCCGTCGGTCGGTACCGCTCGATCGCGACCGATCGACGCTACGCCGTCCGGTGGCTCGTCGCGTTCGCCGCCTGGGTGATCGGCGGACTGATGGCCCAATGGCTGCTCGTCTTCGTCGTCGGCTTCTTCGTTCTCTTTTATACCCAGGTCGTCGCCGTCCGACAGGTCGGCCTCGGCGTCCGCGCGGCGATCGACGACGATGACACCGAGACCACAGGTGAACCGGAGAGCGACGAACCGACCGAGGAGTCACCGGGGACGCCGGAGGACCCCGACGAATCGCCCGACGACGCCGGTGACTCGTCACCAGCCTGA
- a CDS encoding NAD+ synthase, protein MTDSDLATADDPLDLRFSDEELAARRDHVTDFVREFVDRAGVERAVIGLSGGVDSSTVAAVASEALGPDAVHGLVMPSSVDDDEIMSDAERLAEQLGIAYDVLPVGEIVETTADLAPEVRDDRMAMGNLRVRARTLVNYSVANAEDAIVLGTGNRTESLIGYFTKYGDGAVDCLPIANLYKQQVRQLARDLGVPESIAGRTPTAGMWLDQTDEAELGVEYDTLDSILALHVEGGVPATATARTIGVDREVVRDVRELYERSAHKRSMPPGPDRP, encoded by the coding sequence ATGACTGATTCCGATCTGGCGACGGCGGACGACCCACTGGATCTGCGCTTTTCGGACGAGGAACTCGCCGCACGTCGGGACCACGTCACCGACTTCGTTCGCGAGTTCGTCGATCGAGCGGGCGTGGAGCGCGCGGTGATCGGACTCTCGGGCGGCGTCGACAGTTCGACGGTCGCGGCGGTCGCGAGCGAGGCGCTCGGTCCGGACGCCGTCCATGGCCTCGTGATGCCGAGTTCGGTCGACGACGACGAGATCATGAGCGACGCCGAACGACTCGCTGAACAGCTCGGCATTGCCTACGACGTGCTCCCGGTCGGTGAGATCGTCGAGACGACCGCCGATCTCGCCCCCGAGGTCCGCGACGATCGCATGGCGATGGGCAACCTTCGCGTGCGCGCGCGGACGCTCGTCAACTACTCCGTCGCGAACGCCGAGGACGCGATCGTGCTCGGGACGGGCAATCGCACCGAGTCGCTGATCGGCTATTTCACCAAATACGGCGACGGCGCGGTCGACTGCCTCCCGATCGCGAACCTCTACAAACAGCAGGTTCGCCAACTCGCCCGGGATCTCGGTGTGCCCGAATCGATCGCCGGGCGGACGCCGACGGCGGGCATGTGGCTCGATCAGACCGACGAAGCGGAACTCGGCGTCGAATACGACACGCTCGACTCGATTCTCGCACTCCACGTCGAGGGTGGCGTGCCCGCGACGGCGACCGCCAGGACGATCGGCGTCGATCGCGAGGTGGTCAGAGACGTTCGCGAACTGTACGAACGGAGCGCGCACAAGCGATCGATGCCGCCCGGTCCGGATCGGCCCTGA
- a CDS encoding preprotein translocase subunit Sec61beta: protein MANDDSGGLMSSAGLVRYFDAEDSNAIQIDPRTIVALGVATGLIVIVARVLMVL, encoded by the coding sequence ATGGCCAACGACGACAGCGGCGGACTCATGTCGAGTGCGGGTCTCGTCCGGTATTTCGACGCCGAGGACAGCAACGCCATCCAGATCGATCCGCGCACCATCGTCGCACTCGGCGTCGCGACGGGGCTGATCGTCATCGTCGCGCGCGTGCTGATGGTCCTGTAG
- the nreA gene encoding DNA repair protein NreA: protein MRLDEYLDGVDRDDEAERRRLAEEKSYAIVDHLDDVERQFEQSVSGGDLYGSTAPEIFVGRSSYPEVSTGVLSPVDPDADAAGFATSGDWYDRGLQIEGVLERRTGLLNAQRSARVNVEDVWDGFVGTQREVAIADHPVDVEVGLSETPEFDLSVDDVATPTGPRASATDATLGENPHVPRAVEKTLSDDEWRAEGAMTYLYRRGFDVYDVNTILSAGALGRGPNRRLVPTRWSITAVDDAVGKYLRGTTRSADTIDEVEVWHNDYMGNRYWIVLSPGTWEFELVEMKAPDSVWNPTGETHYLASAHEGQNGRTGYVEETAGAYYAARLGVLEHLSERDRQAKCLVLREVTDAYWAPVGVWQVREGVRHAFDDPAGVPDSMQGRPGNSETFASAIDRLVQRELPISRGALRRKSTLVAGRQSGLSDF from the coding sequence ATGCGACTCGACGAGTACCTCGACGGGGTCGATCGGGACGACGAGGCCGAGCGACGCCGCCTCGCTGAGGAAAAGTCCTACGCGATCGTCGATCACCTCGACGACGTCGAGCGCCAGTTCGAGCAGTCTGTCTCGGGTGGCGATCTCTACGGGTCGACCGCCCCCGAGATCTTCGTCGGGCGATCCTCCTACCCAGAAGTCTCGACGGGGGTGCTCTCGCCGGTCGATCCCGACGCCGACGCCGCGGGCTTCGCGACGAGTGGCGACTGGTACGATCGCGGCCTCCAGATCGAGGGCGTCCTCGAACGCCGGACCGGCCTCCTGAACGCCCAACGGTCGGCCCGGGTCAACGTCGAAGACGTCTGGGACGGGTTCGTCGGCACCCAACGCGAGGTCGCGATCGCAGACCACCCCGTCGACGTGGAGGTCGGCCTCTCCGAAACCCCCGAGTTCGACCTCTCGGTCGACGACGTCGCGACGCCGACGGGCCCGCGCGCGAGTGCGACCGACGCGACGCTCGGGGAGAACCCCCACGTCCCACGCGCGGTCGAGAAGACGCTGAGTGACGACGAGTGGCGTGCCGAGGGCGCGATGACGTATCTGTATCGCCGGGGGTTCGACGTCTACGACGTCAACACCATCCTCTCGGCGGGCGCACTCGGGCGCGGGCCGAACCGACGGCTCGTGCCCACCCGATGGTCGATCACCGCCGTCGACGATGCGGTGGGGAAGTACCTCCGTGGGACGACCCGGAGCGCGGACACGATCGACGAGGTCGAGGTCTGGCACAACGACTACATGGGCAATCGCTACTGGATCGTGCTCTCGCCCGGCACCTGGGAGTTCGAACTCGTCGAGATGAAAGCGCCCGACAGCGTCTGGAACCCGACCGGCGAAACGCACTATCTCGCGAGTGCCCACGAAGGACAGAATGGGCGGACGGGCTACGTCGAGGAGACCGCGGGCGCATACTACGCCGCCCGACTCGGCGTCCTCGAACACCTCTCCGAGCGCGATCGGCAGGCGAAGTGTCTCGTGCTCCGGGAAGTCACCGACGCGTACTGGGCGCCCGTCGGGGTCTGGCAGGTTCGCGAGGGCGTCCGCCACGCCTTCGACGACCCCGCGGGCGTGCCCGACTCGATGCAGGGGCGGCCCGGCAACTCGGAGACGTTCGCGAGCGCGATCGACCGACTCGTCCAGCGCGAACTCCCGATCTCGCGGGGGGCGCTCCGCCGGAAGTCCACGCTCGTCGCGGGCCGGCAATCGGGACTGAGTGACTTCTAG
- a CDS encoding sulfurtransferase: protein MSDYANDVIVSAEWVDDNLDAFQSDDSEYRLVEVDVDTESYDESHAPGAIGFNWETQLQDQTTRDILTKSDFEALLGEAGITEDSTVVLYGDNANWFAAYAYWQFKYYGHDDVKLLDGGREYWIENDYPTTTEVPDYPSVEYDAGGPRETIRAYREDVENAIERDLPLVDVRSPEEFSGEVLAPPGLTETAQRGGHVPGAQNVSWAAVTDEDGLFKSRDELEALYADVGIEGSETTVAYCRIGERSSVAWFALHELLGYDAVNYDGSWTEWGNLVGAPIVKGEASE, encoded by the coding sequence ATGAGCGACTACGCGAACGACGTCATCGTTTCGGCGGAGTGGGTCGACGACAATCTGGACGCCTTCCAGTCCGACGATTCCGAGTATCGACTCGTCGAGGTCGACGTGGACACCGAGTCCTACGACGAGAGCCACGCGCCCGGCGCGATCGGATTCAACTGGGAGACCCAACTCCAGGATCAGACGACGCGGGACATCCTCACGAAATCGGACTTCGAGGCGCTGCTCGGTGAGGCCGGCATCACCGAGGATTCGACGGTCGTCCTGTACGGCGACAACGCCAACTGGTTCGCTGCCTACGCCTACTGGCAGTTCAAGTACTACGGCCACGACGACGTGAAACTGCTCGACGGCGGGCGCGAGTACTGGATCGAGAACGACTACCCGACGACGACGGAGGTCCCGGACTACCCGAGCGTCGAGTACGACGCCGGCGGTCCCCGCGAGACGATCCGCGCGTACCGCGAAGACGTCGAAAACGCCATCGAGCGCGACCTGCCGCTCGTGGACGTCCGCTCGCCCGAGGAGTTCAGCGGCGAAGTCCTCGCCCCGCCGGGCCTGACCGAGACCGCCCAGCGCGGCGGCCACGTCCCCGGTGCCCAGAACGTCTCCTGGGCCGCCGTCACCGACGAGGACGGCCTGTTCAAGAGCCGCGACGAACTCGAAGCCCTGTACGCCGACGTCGGCATCGAGGGATCGGAGACGACAGTCGCGTACTGCCGGATCGGAGAGCGCTCCTCGGTCGCCTGGTTCGCGCTGCACGAACTGCTCGGCTACGACGCCGTCAACTACGACGGCTCGTGGACTGAGTGGGGTAACCTCGTGGGTGCGCCGATAGTGAAGGGCGAGGCTTCGGAGTAA
- a CDS encoding DUF7554 family protein produces MDIDLKTMLTVVLGLVAVWIVVEILSELMGWIGWLLGPLRPVIGLLVLVAIALFVYDRFL; encoded by the coding sequence ATGGACATCGATCTGAAGACCATGCTGACGGTGGTGCTGGGGCTGGTGGCGGTGTGGATCGTCGTGGAGATCCTCTCGGAACTGATGGGCTGGATCGGCTGGCTACTCGGGCCGTTGCGTCCCGTGATCGGCCTGCTCGTCCTGGTCGCGATCGCGCTGTTCGTCTACGATCGCTTCCTCTAG
- a CDS encoding 2'-5' RNA ligase family protein produces MFSLNVPIPSAVNRIADELAREAPPATVRPHADRTLVLKRLGAQSDAARLSARAREALAGQPPVAARVAGLVVFEDPPAGPAPVVALSVESPGLVALHEQLCEYFDPAEGIEEEAYRPHVTVARGAGAERVRSASIDTHRWSIEELQFYDANRHTPAGRIDLPA; encoded by the coding sequence GTGTTCAGTCTGAACGTCCCGATCCCCAGCGCGGTGAACCGAATTGCGGACGAACTCGCCCGCGAGGCCCCGCCGGCGACCGTCCGCCCGCATGCGGATCGCACTCTCGTTCTCAAACGGCTGGGCGCGCAAAGCGACGCGGCCCGACTCTCCGCTCGCGCCCGCGAGGCGCTCGCCGGCCAGCCTCCGGTCGCCGCACGGGTCGCGGGACTGGTCGTCTTCGAGGACCCGCCCGCCGGGCCCGCCCCCGTCGTCGCGCTGTCGGTCGAGAGTCCCGGACTCGTCGCGCTCCACGAGCAGTTGTGTGAGTATTTCGACCCCGCCGAGGGCATCGAGGAAGAAGCCTATCGCCCGCACGTGACCGTCGCTCGCGGCGCAGGGGCCGAGCGAGTCCGCTCGGCGTCGATCGATACACACCGCTGGTCGATCGAGGAGTTACAGTTCTACGACGCGAATCGGCACACCCCGGCAGGACGAATCGATCTTCCCGCCTGA
- a CDS encoding DUF402 domain-containing protein, producing MDETSHDDDSSIGVRIRGIYTTAATARLLDAGVSVVQPSPAIRERFDASFGAGPADASVRTSDDGIAIGVHGAPDAVDRVTDVLAVGRDTLTHDVLPEGGVYRAEVTDTSSRSAVVDLGVGEALLPAHDVEGHVETGDERLVQVSEARPPWADRPLVESPLRVEGGLATLVRGGSSTTRGGPDLTTLIDPDLPDGWAIRYGADADVDCLDAITATIDRLSDRARAIDAAIAATDAGPGPVWTDRASRWLRLGREGRAALDDDRRTVTPTVPGHHRIKAGGHTAGRGVDFLEATDAPDSIDEPPIAAAMEAFGPGEGDRVAIEHGKPDGRAFELGTGTVTDRDGTTIDLEREMHSSGTYDGLGTPREAGDTATTTYTEGQWWAPTVYRSDGAYRGTYVNVSTPVEIFPDTVRYVDLHVDVVKRPDGEVERVDDDELAAAVEAGDLSAELAERARTVADAVENAL from the coding sequence ATGGACGAGACGAGTCACGACGACGATTCGTCGATCGGCGTTCGGATTCGGGGCATCTACACCACGGCAGCGACCGCTCGGCTACTCGACGCTGGCGTGAGTGTCGTCCAGCCGTCGCCGGCGATCCGCGAGCGATTCGACGCTTCGTTCGGGGCGGGGCCCGCCGACGCGTCGGTCCGGACCAGTGACGACGGCATCGCGATCGGCGTGCACGGCGCTCCCGACGCCGTCGACCGGGTCACCGACGTGCTGGCGGTCGGCCGCGATACACTCACACACGACGTCCTCCCGGAGGGTGGGGTCTATCGCGCAGAAGTCACGGACACGAGTTCGCGGAGTGCGGTCGTCGATCTCGGCGTGGGTGAGGCACTGCTCCCCGCTCACGACGTCGAGGGGCACGTCGAGACCGGCGACGAACGACTGGTCCAGGTCAGCGAGGCGCGCCCACCGTGGGCCGATCGCCCGCTGGTCGAGTCGCCACTCCGCGTCGAAGGTGGCCTCGCCACGCTCGTCCGCGGTGGGTCGTCGACCACGCGTGGCGGGCCCGACCTCACCACGCTGATCGACCCCGATCTGCCCGACGGGTGGGCGATCCGGTACGGTGCGGACGCCGACGTGGACTGTCTCGACGCGATCACCGCGACGATCGATCGGCTCTCCGATCGCGCCCGGGCGATCGACGCCGCCATCGCCGCGACCGACGCGGGCCCGGGCCCGGTCTGGACCGATCGCGCGAGTCGGTGGCTCCGTCTCGGGCGGGAGGGTCGGGCGGCGCTCGACGACGACCGCCGCACGGTCACGCCGACCGTCCCGGGCCACCATCGCATCAAAGCCGGTGGGCACACCGCGGGCCGGGGCGTCGACTTCCTGGAGGCGACCGACGCGCCCGATTCGATCGACGAGCCACCGATCGCCGCCGCGATGGAGGCGTTCGGACCGGGCGAGGGCGATCGCGTCGCGATCGAGCACGGCAAGCCCGACGGGCGGGCCTTCGAGTTGGGCACGGGCACGGTCACCGACCGCGACGGCACGACGATCGACCTCGAACGCGAGATGCACTCTTCGGGCACCTACGACGGTCTCGGCACCCCCCGGGAGGCGGGCGACACTGCGACGACGACCTACACCGAGGGCCAGTGGTGGGCTCCGACGGTGTATCGCAGCGACGGCGCGTATCGGGGGACGTACGTCAACGTCTCGACGCCCGTGGAGATCTTTCCCGACACCGTCCGGTACGTCGACCTGCACGTCGACGTGGTCAAACGACCCGACGGCGAGGTCGAACGCGTCGACGATGACGAACTCGCGGCGGCGGTCGAGGCCGGCGATCTGAGCGCGGAGTTGGCCGAGCGGGCACGGACGGTCGCCGATGCGGTCGAGAATGCGCTGTGA
- a CDS encoding mechanosensitive ion channel family protein gives MEWGSGLPLPDWAVSFGEAVIVFALAYVIQRLLARLLADRMRKRFDRQSLSRTAMRAIRVGIFAFAVLIVLDSYGFNLADFTLSVAVFSAVVGVILAPIVGSLISGVFLLADQPYEIGDMVEIQDTGQRGFVEDITLRHTKIFTLDNTFIVVPNGTIRERDVINYSAEDARTRQTIDVVVTYESDLDRARKLLVRVARRTDAVIEGGPDIRIGAARYPSEPVVLLEEFGDHGIGLRLRYWIEQPYRLNAIKSSIQTAYEDAIQDEPVAIAYPHSHLVFDDTSGSLTIDRDGIGSSGRAGGERTGDAGTDAATDVETDGGAGGNVDGTTDPVSGGEADPEAGSGTDGTDDSEPSVGS, from the coding sequence ATGGAGTGGGGATCGGGATTGCCGCTGCCAGACTGGGCTGTCTCGTTCGGTGAGGCCGTGATCGTGTTCGCTCTGGCGTACGTCATTCAGCGACTGTTGGCACGTCTTTTGGCCGATCGGATGCGGAAGCGGTTCGACCGCCAGAGTCTCAGTCGGACGGCGATGCGTGCCATTCGCGTGGGGATCTTCGCGTTCGCGGTACTGATCGTCCTCGACAGTTACGGTTTCAATCTCGCTGATTTCACTCTCTCCGTGGCGGTCTTCTCGGCGGTGGTCGGTGTGATCCTCGCACCGATCGTCGGGAGTCTGATCAGCGGGGTCTTCCTGTTGGCCGACCAGCCCTACGAGATCGGTGACATGGTCGAGATTCAAGACACCGGCCAGCGGGGGTTCGTCGAGGACATCACACTCCGCCACACCAAGATATTCACGCTCGACAATACGTTCATCGTCGTGCCGAACGGGACGATCCGCGAGCGAGACGTGATCAACTACTCCGCCGAGGACGCCCGGACCCGCCAGACCATCGACGTGGTCGTCACCTACGAGAGCGACCTCGATCGGGCGCGGAAACTCCTCGTCCGGGTGGCCCGGAGGACCGACGCCGTCATCGAAGGCGGGCCAGACATTCGAATCGGTGCCGCACGGTATCCCTCCGAACCGGTGGTGTTGCTCGAAGAGTTTGGCGATCACGGTATCGGCCTGCGCCTGCGCTACTGGATCGAGCAGCCATACCGCCTCAACGCGATCAAATCCTCGATTCAGACCGCCTACGAGGACGCAATTCAAGACGAACCCGTCGCCATCGCGTACCCCCACTCGCATCTCGTCTTCGACGACACGAGCGGGTCGCTCACGATCGATCGCGACGGTATTGGGTCCTCCGGTCGCGCGGGGGGCGAGCGCACCGGCGACGCCGGGACCGATGCCGCGACCGACGTCGAGACCGACGGTGGGGCTGGCGGAAACGTCGACGGCACGACCGACCCCGTCAGCGGTGGAGAGGCCGACCCAGAGGCCGGCAGCGGGACCGACGGCACCGACGATTCGGAGCCATCGGTAGGGTCTTGA
- the nikR gene encoding nickel-responsive transcriptional regulator NikR: MSEVDRISLTLPPAMVERLDGIVEDWEYASRSEAVRDALRDFFTTYAWERGGDGDHQGTIVVVHDHDHDSDVAGRIQHVQHEMADVVTSVQHIHLDHDSCMETIVVDGQAATIEELANRLRAMDGVRQVKVVVVGNGE, encoded by the coding sequence ATGAGCGAGGTCGATCGGATCAGTCTCACCCTCCCGCCCGCGATGGTCGAGCGACTCGACGGCATCGTCGAGGACTGGGAGTACGCCAGTCGGTCGGAGGCCGTTCGCGACGCACTCAGAGACTTTTTCACCACCTACGCCTGGGAGCGCGGCGGCGACGGTGACCACCAGGGGACAATCGTCGTGGTCCACGATCACGACCACGACAGCGACGTGGCCGGACGGATCCAGCACGTCCAACACGAAATGGCCGACGTCGTCACCTCGGTCCAGCATATCCATCTCGATCACGACTCCTGTATGGAGACCATCGTCGTCGACGGGCAGGCCGCGACGATCGAGGAGCTCGCCAATCGCCTCCGCGCGATGGACGGCGTCCGCCAGGTCAAGGTCGTTGTCGTCGGCAACGGCGAGTGA
- a CDS encoding DUF4013 domain-containing protein, with the protein MVEFEDAITYPLEDDDWLSTIGIGGGLFVVNLAVVGVGLLVAAILSLVFVGVALFPLVILLGVAITLPVGGYYMAVLRATIEGDDDPPRFEDWERLFEDGLIPIAVSLVYTVPLVVVLVVVGVLAALGVGIVTTLGGDAAVVGGLLIGSLGVVVFSLVVAVYVTVMPYFVPISMAIYAHEGDLRTAFDHDRITQVAFTKAFAIYWTIAFGIQFVAGQFIGLLYLAVIGVFLQFYLGVVTVRLYGLGYVAAMDLDSAD; encoded by the coding sequence ATGGTCGAGTTCGAAGACGCGATCACCTATCCACTGGAAGACGACGACTGGCTGTCGACGATCGGGATCGGTGGCGGACTGTTCGTGGTGAATCTCGCGGTGGTCGGTGTCGGCTTGCTCGTGGCTGCGATACTCAGCCTCGTTTTCGTCGGTGTCGCTCTGTTTCCGCTCGTCATCCTGCTCGGGGTGGCGATTACGCTCCCCGTCGGTGGCTACTATATGGCGGTCCTGCGGGCGACCATCGAGGGCGACGACGACCCACCCCGCTTCGAGGACTGGGAACGACTGTTCGAAGACGGCCTGATCCCGATCGCCGTGAGTCTCGTGTACACCGTCCCGCTGGTGGTCGTCCTGGTGGTCGTCGGAGTTCTGGCGGCACTCGGAGTCGGAATCGTCACGACCCTCGGGGGCGACGCGGCCGTCGTCGGTGGCCTGCTGATCGGTAGCCTGGGGGTGGTCGTCTTCAGTCTCGTGGTGGCGGTGTACGTGACCGTGATGCCGTATTTCGTGCCGATCTCGATGGCGATCTACGCTCACGAGGGCGACCTCCGCACGGCGTTCGACCACGATCGAATCACGCAGGTCGCGTTCACGAAGGCGTTCGCGATCTACTGGACGATCGCGTTCGGGATCCAGTTCGTCGCCGGCCAGTTCATCGGCCTGTTGTACCTCGCGGTGATCGGCGTTTTCCTCCAGTTTTACCTGGGAGTGGTCACGGTCCGACTGTACGGCCTGGGCTACGTGGCGGCGATGGACCTGGACAGCGCGGACTGA